A window of the Hordeum vulgare subsp. vulgare chromosome 5H, MorexV3_pseudomolecules_assembly, whole genome shotgun sequence genome harbors these coding sequences:
- the LOC123395810 gene encoding protein PLASTID REDOX INSENSITIVE 2, chloroplastic: MATRVWAASAALNPIILPISSSPRPSKPAPSTRPSGHLRLRSRPPGPARVVRRRAKNAAFEDYKFPDPIPEFAEQETSKFREHMTWRLEQKKEDYFGEHVEDIVDVCTEVLGTFLQHEYCGPGTLLVHPFLDMKGEIKERGLPGAPQAARAAIAWAEKNIDKDWKEWTGDY, translated from the exons ATGGCGACGAGGGTGTGGGCGGCGTCGGCGGCCTTGAACCCCATTATCCTCCCCATCTCATCTTCCCCACGTCCGAGCAAGCCCGCCCCCTCCACGCGGCCGAGCGGGCACCTCCGCCTGCGCAGCCGCCCGCCGGGGCCGGCCAGGGTCGTGCGCCGCCGCGCCAAGAACGCCGCCTTCGAGGACTACAAATTCCCGGACCCCATCCCCGAGTTCGCCGAGCAG GAGACGAGCAAATTCAGGGAGCACATGACGTGGCGGctggagcagaagaaggaggacTACTTCGGGGAGCACGTGGAGGACATCGTCGACGTCTGCACCGAG gtcTTGGGCACGTTCTTGCAACATGAGTACTGCGGACCCGGGACGCTCCTGGTTCACCCGTTCCTGGACATGAAGGGCGAGATCAAAGAGAGGGGCCTCCCCGGCGCGCCTCAGGCGGCTCGCGCCGCCATCGCGTGGGCTGAGAAGAACATCGACAAGGACTGGAAGGAGTGGACCGGAGATTATTAG
- the LOC123395811 gene encoding succinate dehydrogenase subunit 7, mitochondrial-like yields MAQHGFLSSLRSHLRSPPPPTHIQPRRGYHVELGAREKALLEEDVALKRFKSYKNSVKRVSKIGNVLTLVVFAACSYEIVALATSTQ; encoded by the exons ATGGCTCAGCACGGCTTCCTCTCCTCCCTCCGCTCCCACCTCcgatccccgccgccgccgacccacaTCCAGCCCCGCCGCGGGTACCACGTCGAGCTCGGCGCACGCGAAAAAGCG CTTTTAGAGGAAGATGTtgctttgaagaggttcaaatcaTACAAGAACAGTGTGAAACGGGTCTCGAAAATCGGGAATGTTCTCACTCTCGTTGTCTTTGCTG CCTGCAGCTATGAGATCGTTGCACTGGCAACAAGCACCCAATGA